A genomic stretch from Candidatus Amarolinea dominans includes:
- a CDS encoding toxin-antitoxin system HicB family antitoxin has protein sequence MSRFDHVRLPETLHRQLETLAQTEETSLNQCIVYALTRQVTLAYTIQPLSDRAIAEQKASFTTLLQDLGQASFAEIEQVMAAREKAEPEDGLTPEVIQAITSRIVAQRHEATHKPNQRIRA, from the coding sequence ATGAGTCGGTTTGACCATGTGCGTTTACCTGAAACATTACATCGGCAGCTAGAAACCCTGGCTCAAACCGAAGAAACGTCGCTGAATCAGTGTATTGTCTATGCCCTCACGCGCCAGGTGACGTTGGCCTATACCATACAACCATTATCGGATAGGGCGATAGCTGAACAGAAGGCGAGCTTCACCACTTTGCTGCAGGACTTAGGACAGGCATCGTTTGCTGAGATCGAGCAGGTGATGGCCGCGCGTGAGAAGGCTGAACCGGAAGATGGCTTAACGCCTGAGGTCATCCAAGCGATAACAAGTCGTATTGTAGCTCAACGCCATGAAGCGACACACAAGCCCAACCAACGAATTAGGGCTTGA
- a CDS encoding metal-dependent transcriptional regulator: MLNETVASHAIEDYLKTIYLLQQDEGRVTTSALARRLGVAAASVTNMVKRLAEMNLVRHAPYHGVELLPAGEKIALEVVRHHRLLELYLAEALGMPWDQVHAEADRLEHVISEDLEERMAAALGQPTMDPHGHPIPSRDLTVPERSQIALAGAQPRDVVKIEWVSDLDPAHLRYLAAIGLVPQATVEVLDVAPFNGPLRLRVGRSEVSLGRDLAAEVFLSRATAVSLRDT, translated from the coding sequence ATGCTCAACGAGACAGTTGCCAGCCATGCCATCGAAGACTACCTGAAGACAATCTATCTGCTGCAACAGGATGAGGGCCGCGTGACGACGTCGGCCCTGGCACGGCGACTGGGCGTGGCCGCCGCCTCAGTGACCAACATGGTCAAGCGTCTGGCAGAGATGAACCTGGTGCGCCATGCGCCCTATCACGGTGTGGAGCTGCTGCCGGCCGGCGAAAAGATCGCCCTGGAAGTCGTGCGTCATCATCGCCTGCTGGAGCTTTACCTGGCGGAGGCGCTGGGCATGCCATGGGACCAGGTACATGCCGAGGCCGACCGCCTGGAGCATGTCATCTCCGAGGATTTGGAGGAACGCATGGCCGCGGCGCTGGGGCAGCCGACGATGGACCCGCATGGGCATCCCATCCCCAGCCGTGATTTGACCGTGCCGGAGCGTTCGCAGATCGCCCTGGCCGGCGCGCAGCCCCGCGACGTGGTGAAGATTGAATGGGTGAGCGACCTCGATCCCGCGCATCTGCGCTACCTGGCCGCCATTGGGTTGGTGCCTCAGGCCACGGTGGAGGTGCTTGACGTGGCGCCGTTCAACGGCCCATTGCGGTTGCGCGTGGGCCGCAGCGAGGTCAGCCTGGGCCGCGACCTAGCCGCGGAGGTGTTCCTCAGCCGGGCGACCGCGGTGTCCCTGCGGGACACGTGA
- a CDS encoding ABC transporter ATP-binding protein: MGRTALVIAATFIGTYLVSAGQRWLLSWVGLRVLTNLRRALFGHLQALPLGYHDTHIVGVTISRVMNDVGVINDLLSQGLVTLLGDSVLLIGIVVIMVSLSPRLALLAFGVLPIMLLVTLLFTRRAQVAFRQTRSGIAAVVGDLAENLSGMRVIQAFAQEDATQEQFDQVNRINRDAHVAAMSLSFVFLPTVEFLGMVATCVVLFFGGAFVVSGSLTLGVVVAFLAYVTRFFEPIQELSQLYTTMQAAMAGGERVLEILDTAPQVTDRPDALEMPPIRGLVELDHVHFAYREDVEVLHDISLRIEAGQTVAFVGPTGAGKSSIANLVARFYDVTAGAVRIDGLDVRDVGQRSLRSQMGLVPQDPFLFPGTLAENIAFGRPEAPLAAIQAAASLARIHDFIMSLPDGYQTKVSEGSSNLSLGQRQLICMARAALADPRILILDEATASVDTVTEAFIQDAIDRLLTGRTALVIAHRLSTIQHADLICVVQDGRIVEQGQHAALLAQGGLYREMIVQQFVA, encoded by the coding sequence TTGGGGCGCACCGCGCTGGTGATTGCGGCCACGTTTATCGGGACCTACCTGGTATCGGCCGGGCAGCGCTGGCTGCTTTCCTGGGTTGGCTTGCGCGTCCTCACCAATCTCCGCCGCGCCCTGTTCGGCCATTTACAGGCCCTGCCGCTCGGTTATCATGACACGCACATTGTGGGCGTCACCATTTCGCGTGTCATGAATGACGTGGGCGTGATCAACGACCTGCTCTCACAGGGCCTGGTGACTCTATTGGGTGACAGCGTCCTTCTGATTGGCATTGTGGTCATCATGGTGTCGCTTAGCCCGCGCCTCGCCCTGCTGGCTTTTGGCGTACTGCCCATCATGCTGCTCGTGACGCTCCTCTTCACCCGTCGCGCCCAGGTTGCCTTTCGCCAGACGCGCAGCGGCATCGCGGCCGTGGTCGGTGACCTGGCTGAGAATCTGTCCGGCATGCGGGTGATCCAGGCGTTCGCCCAGGAAGATGCGACCCAGGAGCAGTTTGACCAGGTCAACCGCATCAACCGGGACGCGCACGTGGCGGCCATGTCTCTCTCGTTTGTCTTCTTGCCGACCGTGGAGTTCCTGGGCATGGTGGCGACGTGCGTCGTGCTGTTCTTCGGCGGCGCTTTTGTCGTCAGCGGCAGCCTGACCCTGGGTGTGGTTGTGGCCTTTCTGGCCTACGTGACCCGTTTCTTCGAGCCAATCCAGGAGCTGAGCCAACTCTACACCACCATGCAGGCCGCCATGGCTGGCGGCGAGCGCGTGCTGGAGATTCTGGACACCGCTCCCCAGGTGACCGATCGGCCGGACGCCCTGGAGATGCCGCCCATTCGCGGCCTTGTGGAACTCGATCACGTTCACTTTGCCTACCGTGAGGATGTTGAGGTGCTGCACGATATCAGTCTGCGCATCGAAGCTGGGCAGACGGTGGCGTTCGTCGGGCCGACCGGGGCCGGCAAGTCCTCGATCGCCAACCTGGTGGCCCGCTTCTACGACGTGACCGCCGGCGCCGTGCGGATTGACGGCCTGGATGTGCGGGATGTGGGCCAGCGCTCCCTACGCAGCCAGATGGGCCTGGTGCCGCAGGACCCGTTCCTCTTTCCTGGCACGTTGGCCGAAAACATTGCCTTTGGCCGGCCTGAGGCGCCGTTGGCGGCGATCCAGGCTGCGGCCAGCCTGGCGCGGATTCACGATTTCATCATGAGCCTGCCTGATGGTTATCAGACTAAGGTCTCCGAGGGGAGCTCCAATCTGTCGCTGGGCCAGCGCCAACTGATCTGCATGGCGCGGGCGGCCCTGGCTGATCCGCGCATCCTGATTCTGGACGAAGCCACAGCCAGTGTGGACACGGTCACTGAAGCCTTCATTCAAGACGCGATTGATCGCCTGCTGACCGGACGCACCGCGCTGGTGATCGCGCACCGCCTGAGCACGATCCAGCATGCCGATCTCATCTGCGTGGTGCAGGATGGCCGCATCGTCGAACAAGGGCAGCACGCGGCGCTGCTGGCGCAGGGCGGGTTGTACCGGGAGATGATCGTCCAGCAGTTTGTGGCGTAG
- a CDS encoding thiamine pyrophosphate-dependent dehydrogenase E1 component subunit alpha encodes MAALLPDQFVTHDYAGDLSSDQLLAMLESMVLSRKLDERMWVLNRQGKVPFHISGMGHEACQVGMAFAMRPGYDWLHPYYRDIAFNLALGATPTDLMLPLFGKAEDPSSGGRQMPAHFGNRKLRIVSGSSPVATQIPQAAGMAFAAKLRGLDEVVVTCFGEGSTSQGDFHEGLNWAGIHKLAVIFLCQNNQYAISVPMSKQMAVENVADRGYAYGMPGVIYDGNDLLEAYNVSAEAVARARRGGGPTLLEAKTYRPVPHSSDDDDRSYRSREEVEEWKHKDPIQRFEKTLLARGALTAAQRDEMAARVAASVDAATEYSMAAAYPKPEDALFPVFGRM; translated from the coding sequence ATGGCGGCGTTACTGCCAGACCAGTTTGTCACCCACGACTATGCTGGTGACTTGAGCAGCGACCAATTGCTGGCGATGCTGGAGAGCATGGTGCTCTCACGCAAACTCGACGAGCGCATGTGGGTGCTGAATCGCCAGGGCAAAGTCCCCTTTCACATTTCGGGCATGGGCCACGAGGCCTGCCAGGTTGGTATGGCTTTCGCCATGCGGCCAGGCTACGATTGGCTGCACCCTTACTACCGGGATATTGCCTTCAACCTGGCGCTGGGCGCCACCCCGACCGATCTCATGCTGCCGCTCTTTGGCAAGGCTGAAGACCCGAGCAGCGGTGGCCGTCAGATGCCGGCGCACTTTGGCAACCGCAAACTGCGCATCGTCAGCGGCTCCAGCCCTGTGGCGACACAGATTCCCCAGGCGGCAGGCATGGCCTTTGCCGCCAAACTGCGCGGACTCGACGAGGTGGTGGTGACTTGCTTTGGTGAGGGCAGCACCAGCCAGGGCGATTTCCACGAGGGCCTGAACTGGGCCGGCATCCACAAGCTGGCGGTGATCTTCTTGTGCCAGAATAATCAGTACGCGATTTCGGTGCCCATGTCCAAGCAGATGGCGGTGGAAAACGTGGCCGATCGCGGCTACGCCTATGGCATGCCCGGCGTCATCTACGACGGCAACGACCTGCTCGAAGCGTACAACGTCTCGGCCGAAGCCGTGGCCCGCGCCCGCCGCGGGGGCGGGCCAACCCTGCTGGAGGCCAAGACCTACCGGCCGGTGCCCCATTCGTCCGACGATGACGACCGCAGTTACCGCAGCCGTGAAGAGGTGGAGGAGTGGAAGCACAAGGACCCGATCCAGCGCTTCGAGAAGACGCTCCTGGCCCGCGGCGCGCTGACCGCGGCCCAGCGTGATGAGATGGCGGCCCGCGTGGCGGCCAGCGTAGATGCGGCGACCGAGTACAGCATGGCCGCAGCCTATCCCAAACCGGAAGACGCGCTCTTCCCCGTCTTTGGCAGGATGTGA
- a CDS encoding alpha-ketoacid dehydrogenase subunit beta → MAIKTNIEALRDTMAQEMRRDPTIIITGEDVGPRGGVFRATQGLFAEFGPDRVIDSPLSELSIIAVGIGMALNGLRPICEIQFADFIFPAFNQIVSEAARFRYRSNGEFPVPMLIRAPYGGGISGGLYHSQSIEAFFCHMPGLYVVAPSTPYDMQGLLRAALRSPDPVLFLEHKKTYRLIKGEAPEGDYVVPIGKADIKRPGRDLTVIAYGLMLHEALSAAEMVAPEGIEVEVVDLRTLAPLDKQTILDSVKKTSKVVIVHEDTKTGGLAGEISAIIAEEAFEHLDGPITRVCAPDVPGVPFSHPMQDFYMPNANKIAAAIRQLAAY, encoded by the coding sequence ATGGCGATCAAAACAAATATCGAAGCCCTCCGCGACACCATGGCGCAAGAGATGCGCCGTGATCCGACCATCATCATCACCGGCGAAGACGTCGGCCCGCGCGGCGGCGTCTTTCGCGCCACCCAGGGCCTGTTTGCTGAATTCGGCCCTGATCGGGTGATTGACAGCCCGCTCTCCGAGCTTTCCATCATCGCAGTTGGCATCGGCATGGCGCTGAATGGTCTGCGCCCCATCTGCGAGATTCAATTTGCCGATTTCATCTTTCCCGCGTTCAATCAGATTGTCAGCGAAGCCGCGCGCTTTCGTTACCGCTCCAACGGCGAGTTCCCCGTGCCCATGCTGATACGGGCGCCGTATGGTGGGGGTATCAGCGGCGGGCTTTATCATTCGCAGTCCATCGAGGCCTTTTTCTGCCACATGCCCGGCCTGTACGTGGTGGCGCCCAGCACCCCCTACGACATGCAGGGGCTGCTGCGCGCCGCTCTGCGCTCGCCCGACCCGGTGCTGTTCCTGGAACACAAGAAGACCTATCGCCTGATCAAAGGCGAGGCGCCGGAGGGCGATTACGTGGTGCCGATTGGCAAGGCGGATATCAAGCGCCCCGGCCGTGACCTGACCGTCATCGCCTATGGCCTGATGCTGCACGAGGCGCTGTCTGCAGCCGAGATGGTTGCGCCCGAAGGCATCGAGGTCGAGGTGGTTGACCTGCGCACCCTGGCCCCGCTCGACAAACAGACGATCCTGGACTCGGTGAAAAAGACCAGCAAGGTGGTCATCGTGCATGAAGACACCAAGACCGGCGGTCTGGCCGGCGAGATCTCGGCGATCATCGCCGAAGAGGCCTTCGAGCACCTGGACGGCCCCATCACGCGGGTGTGTGCGCCCGACGTGCCCGGCGTGCCTTTCAGCCATCCGATGCAGGACTTCTACATGCCCAACGCGAACAAGATCGCCGCGGCCATTCGCCAATTGGCGGCCTACTGA
- a CDS encoding 2-oxo acid dehydrogenase subunit E2, whose amino-acid sequence MATKILMPQLGESVVEGTVSRWRVQVGDQVKQYDVLLEVSTDKVDTEIPSPVAGTVLSIVAADGETVKAGALIALIGQPGEDIGAAPAPAPQAADRAATSADGAPPCVFSENALAVAALDESRRLSPVVAKMATEHGIDIAQVPGTGLGGRVTKKDVLTYLERRDLAEPAPALPTLMPWEMPGSGDLFKPAAPWSAPAASATASERPAPMPPAAAAPVVSRPPAAVSRAGMADEELMPLSAMRRSIARHMVASKFTAPHVTTVFEADLSQVVAHRNAVKADYERLGVKLTFTPYFVQAVVAALKAHPQVNASFSEEALILKKRVHIGVAVDIGDGLLVPVVKDADDLTLKGLARTIADLAERARTRKLTPDELAGSTFTITNHGVSGSLFATPIINQPNVGILGVGAIQKRVVVVGDAIAIRPMCYLSFTFDHRALDGALADHFAAAVVKHLETWR is encoded by the coding sequence ATGGCAACTAAAATCCTGATGCCCCAACTGGGCGAGAGCGTGGTCGAAGGCACCGTCAGCCGCTGGCGCGTGCAGGTGGGTGACCAGGTCAAGCAGTATGACGTGCTGCTGGAAGTATCCACCGACAAGGTGGATACCGAAATTCCTTCGCCCGTCGCCGGCACGGTGCTCAGCATCGTCGCGGCCGACGGCGAGACCGTCAAGGCCGGCGCGCTGATTGCCCTCATCGGCCAGCCAGGCGAGGACATCGGCGCGGCGCCCGCGCCCGCGCCCCAAGCGGCGGATCGGGCCGCAACCTCGGCAGATGGCGCACCCCCCTGCGTTTTTTCCGAAAACGCATTGGCCGTCGCGGCGCTGGACGAATCACGCCGCCTGTCGCCGGTCGTCGCCAAGATGGCAACCGAGCATGGCATTGACATCGCGCAAGTCCCAGGCACCGGGCTTGGCGGCCGCGTCACCAAAAAGGACGTGCTGACTTATCTTGAGCGACGTGACCTGGCCGAGCCGGCGCCCGCCCTGCCCACGCTCATGCCCTGGGAAATGCCGGGCAGCGGTGATCTGTTCAAGCCGGCCGCCCCCTGGTCAGCACCCGCAGCCAGCGCGACCGCCAGCGAACGCCCTGCGCCCATGCCGCCGGCCGCGGCCGCGCCCGTCGTTTCACGCCCGCCTGCGGCTGTCAGCAGGGCGGGCATGGCCGATGAAGAGCTCATGCCGCTGAGCGCCATGCGACGCAGCATCGCCAGGCACATGGTCGCCAGCAAGTTCACGGCGCCGCACGTCACCACCGTGTTCGAGGCCGATCTCAGCCAGGTCGTCGCGCACCGGAACGCGGTCAAGGCGGACTACGAGCGGTTGGGCGTCAAGCTGACCTTCACGCCGTACTTCGTGCAGGCGGTGGTCGCGGCGCTCAAGGCGCATCCGCAGGTCAACGCCTCGTTCAGCGAGGAGGCGTTGATCCTGAAGAAGCGCGTGCATATCGGCGTGGCGGTGGACATCGGCGATGGCCTGCTGGTGCCGGTGGTGAAGGACGCGGATGACTTGACCCTCAAGGGCCTGGCGCGCACGATCGCCGATCTGGCCGAGCGGGCGCGCACGCGCAAGCTGACGCCTGACGAGCTGGCCGGCAGCACCTTCACGATTACCAACCACGGCGTTTCCGGCAGCCTGTTCGCGACGCCCATCATCAACCAGCCCAACGTGGGCATCCTGGGCGTGGGCGCGATTCAGAAGCGCGTGGTGGTCGTCGGCGACGCCATCGCCATCCGGCCCATGTGCTATCTATCGTTTACCTTCGATCATCGCGCCCTGGATGGCGCGCTGGCCGATCACTTTGCCGCGGCAGTCGTCAAACACCTGGAAACGTGGCGGTGA
- the lpdA gene encoding dihydrolipoyl dehydrogenase yields the protein MSDVTYDVVVLGGGPGGYVAAIRASQLGQKTALIESEALGGVCLNWGCIPSKALLKNAEVVNTLQRGKEFGFAFENLTLDFTVAYQRSRQVSERLVKGIGSLMRKNKIDVFEGRGVLRSAGEIDVTLNKGGSEVVKAKHIILATGARARGLPGLELDGERIMGYRQAIVQQQAPKRALIVGAGPIGMEFAYVWRSYGAEVTVIEMLPQVLPLEDDEVSAEVAKAFKKMGVNVLTSTRTEGAERASDGVRVKVKHVDSGAESSLEADLMLVATGVLPNSANIGLESVGVKVNRGGFVEVDEYLRTNVPGIYAIGDLTGKLALAHVASAQGIVAVEHIAGHETTPLSDEKYTDMPRCTYCNPQVASLGLTEKQARAKGLEIKVGKFPFIANGKALGLGEREGFVKIIADAKYGEILGAHLVGPEVTELLPELVLAKTWELTPEEIARSVHAHPTLSEVIMEASHGVFGAAIHM from the coding sequence ATGTCTGATGTAACGTACGATGTCGTGGTGCTCGGCGGGGGGCCGGGCGGATATGTGGCGGCGATTCGGGCCAGCCAGTTGGGGCAGAAGACGGCCCTGATCGAGAGCGAGGCGCTGGGCGGGGTCTGCCTGAACTGGGGCTGCATCCCGTCTAAGGCGCTGCTCAAGAACGCGGAGGTGGTCAACACCCTGCAGCGCGGTAAGGAGTTCGGCTTTGCCTTCGAGAACCTGACGCTCGACTTCACCGTGGCCTATCAACGCAGCCGCCAGGTGTCGGAGCGCCTGGTCAAGGGCATCGGCAGCCTGATGCGCAAGAACAAAATTGATGTTTTCGAAGGCCGCGGCGTGCTGCGCTCGGCGGGCGAGATTGACGTCACCCTGAACAAGGGCGGCAGCGAGGTGGTCAAGGCCAAGCACATCATCCTGGCGACCGGCGCGCGTGCGCGCGGTCTGCCGGGCCTGGAGCTGGACGGCGAGCGCATCATGGGCTATCGCCAGGCCATTGTGCAGCAGCAGGCCCCCAAGAGGGCGTTGATCGTGGGCGCCGGCCCCATCGGCATGGAATTCGCCTATGTCTGGCGTTCCTACGGCGCGGAGGTGACGGTGATCGAGATGCTGCCGCAGGTGCTGCCGCTGGAAGACGATGAGGTCAGCGCCGAGGTGGCGAAGGCGTTCAAGAAGATGGGCGTCAACGTGCTGACTTCGACCCGCACCGAGGGCGCGGAGCGCGCAAGCGACGGAGTCAGGGTCAAGGTGAAGCACGTTGACAGCGGCGCGGAGTCCAGCCTGGAGGCGGACCTGATGCTGGTGGCGACGGGGGTGCTCCCCAACAGTGCGAACATCGGCCTGGAAAGCGTCGGCGTCAAGGTCAACCGCGGCGGCTTCGTGGAAGTGGACGAGTATCTGCGCACCAATGTGCCGGGTATCTACGCCATCGGCGACCTGACCGGCAAGCTGGCGCTGGCGCACGTCGCTTCGGCGCAGGGCATCGTGGCGGTCGAGCACATCGCCGGGCATGAGACAACGCCGCTGAGCGACGAAAAGTACACGGACATGCCGCGCTGCACCTACTGCAATCCGCAGGTGGCGAGCCTGGGTCTGACCGAGAAACAGGCGCGGGCCAAGGGGCTGGAGATCAAGGTGGGCAAGTTCCCGTTCATCGCCAACGGCAAGGCGCTGGGCCTGGGCGAGCGCGAGGGCTTCGTCAAGATCATCGCGGACGCCAAATACGGCGAAATCCTGGGCGCGCATCTGGTGGGGCCGGAGGTGACCGAGCTGCTGCCGGAACTTGTGCTGGCTAAGACCTGGGAACTGACGCCGGAGGAGATCGCACGCAGCGTCCACGCGCACCCGACGCTGTCCGAGGTAATAATGGAAGCCAGCCACGGCGTCTTCGGCGCAGCGATTCATATGTAG
- a CDS encoding helix-turn-helix domain-containing protein encodes MNDHLFTELMASVEEAGRIARGEAAPARTFVVERQPLNVTGIRENYRLSQTRFAALLGISVKTLRNWEQGRRAPVGPARVLLLVAAKHPDAVWDVVREASYAEG; translated from the coding sequence ATGAATGACCATCTGTTTACGGAGCTTATGGCGAGCGTTGAAGAGGCCGGACGCATCGCGCGTGGAGAAGCGGCACCGGCCCGCACGTTCGTCGTGGAGCGCCAGCCTCTGAACGTAACAGGCATCCGGGAAAACTACCGGCTGTCGCAAACACGGTTTGCAGCGCTGCTGGGTATTAGCGTCAAGACGCTGCGCAACTGGGAGCAGGGTCGCCGCGCTCCGGTTGGGCCTGCGCGCGTTCTGCTGCTGGTAGCGGCTAAACATCCAGATGCCGTTTGGGACGTTGTGCGAGAGGCCAGTTACGCCGAAGGGTGA
- a CDS encoding type II toxin-antitoxin system RelE/ParE family toxin, with protein sequence MAVFFETSVFTRRVTKLLSDSEYADLQRMLIVNPDVGDVIPGSGGLRKLRWAMQGRGKRSGARVIYYHLISRNQFYMLLIYGKNEQDDLSPEQLRMLKKAVEVLWQ encoded by the coding sequence ATGGCCGTATTCTTCGAGACATCAGTTTTCACCCGGCGCGTAACGAAACTGTTATCGGATAGCGAGTATGCCGATTTGCAGAGGATGCTGATTGTGAATCCCGATGTGGGAGACGTGATTCCTGGCAGCGGTGGGCTACGCAAGCTGAGGTGGGCAATGCAAGGCCGCGGCAAGCGCAGTGGGGCGCGTGTGATCTACTATCATCTCATCAGCCGCAATCAGTTCTACATGTTGCTGATCTACGGCAAGAACGAACAAGACGATCTTTCTCCTGAGCAGTTGCGCATGTTGAAGAAGGCAGTGGAAGTACTATGGCAATGA
- a CDS encoding AAA family ATPase, which yields MLTSITVRGFKSLEQVEVPLGCVNVFIGANGSGKSNLLEALGFVSAVAEGRLDDQALARRGVRTSAPALYRSSFAKTQPVTETRIETRFDTPDCQLDYTLRLLMETDERERPWPFTETRLVRDPNSQAVLYERDTGIPGMFAAPSLADGIANQPIGDATRLRTDVLADYAVFAPNTPTLRGMEADIRQRIPVGLAGGQLAEAVQELLEPRQGKFGALDLDRLLELLDWVNEIAVVPPSRELTSASVPTTRSIIRFTDRWMGRDRNQLSAYDASEGALYVLFALVLALHPHSPRLFAIENLDQNMHPRLARATVRLFCELMLKAEPERQVLLTTHNPLVLDSLNLRDDRIRLFTVERDVEGTTRVDRVPVSDEMLRVIENGLSLSNLWVMGRLGGVPDLF from the coding sequence ATGTTGACTTCGATTACGGTTCGTGGGTTCAAGTCACTAGAGCAAGTGGAGGTTCCGCTCGGCTGCGTCAATGTCTTCATTGGCGCCAACGGCAGCGGCAAGAGTAATTTGCTTGAAGCACTCGGGTTTGTCAGCGCCGTTGCTGAAGGCCGATTAGATGACCAAGCGTTAGCAAGACGCGGTGTAAGAACCAGCGCGCCAGCGCTCTATCGGTCCTCTTTCGCCAAGACCCAGCCCGTAACAGAAACCAGGATCGAGACACGGTTCGATACACCTGACTGCCAGTTGGACTACACACTTCGGTTACTTATGGAAACAGATGAACGTGAGCGACCGTGGCCATTTACTGAGACACGCCTGGTGCGCGATCCAAATAGTCAGGCTGTCCTCTATGAACGTGACACTGGCATACCGGGCATGTTCGCAGCGCCGTCATTGGCGGACGGAATAGCGAATCAACCTATCGGTGACGCGACCAGACTGCGCACGGATGTGTTGGCAGACTATGCTGTCTTTGCACCCAACACACCCACGCTGCGTGGCATGGAAGCGGACATCAGACAACGCATTCCGGTCGGCCTGGCCGGCGGCCAACTGGCTGAAGCGGTTCAGGAATTGCTCGAACCCAGGCAAGGAAAGTTCGGCGCCCTGGACCTGGACAGACTGCTTGAGTTGCTCGATTGGGTGAATGAAATCGCTGTGGTGCCGCCATCGCGTGAGTTGACCTCGGCCAGTGTGCCAACAACGCGCAGCATCATCCGCTTCACGGATCGCTGGATGGGACGCGATCGCAACCAACTCTCGGCTTACGATGCCAGCGAAGGAGCGCTTTACGTGCTTTTTGCCCTGGTGCTGGCGTTGCATCCCCATTCACCGCGGTTATTCGCCATCGAGAACCTGGATCAGAACATGCACCCCAGATTAGCCCGAGCTACGGTCCGTCTCTTCTGCGAATTGATGCTGAAGGCAGAACCTGAACGACAAGTGCTTCTCACAACACACAATCCATTGGTGCTCGACAGCCTGAACCTGCGCGACGACCGCATCCGGCTCTTCACCGTGGAGCGCGACGTCGAGGGCACTACGCGGGTAGACAGGGTGCCGGTGTCGGATGAGATGCTCCGCGTCATCGAGAATGGGCTGTCGCTCTCCAATCTATGGGTGATGGGCCGGTTGGGTGGTGTACCAGATCTGTTCTAA